A portion of the Cryptomeria japonica chromosome 5, Sugi_1.0, whole genome shotgun sequence genome contains these proteins:
- the LOC131072826 gene encoding pentatricopeptide repeat-containing protein At2g22070 produces MLPFYRLQRILLTTQNPQEDFRVYLQLLQIGIAKTALSHGKQIHSLISYRGVAFSTHAFVRNKLIDMYIKCGSLVDARQVFADMKERDCFSWNAMIAAYRRDGCPEEALTLFQQMQRIGVQPNQFTYSSILQACAKTRALEQGMDIHQSIMENGLLSDVVVGSALVNMYAKCGNIYKARQVFDKMPQKNEISWNTMIAGYAQNGVLVEALRLFEDMPQRNVVSWTALIAVYAQNGFVEEALESFKEMQLAGVKPNSTTFVSILPACAKMGALEQGSNIHQSIVEGGFALDVEVTNALIDMYAKCGWIQKACDLFNDLPQPDVVSWNALTAGYIQSGSVDKALKIFKEMPQKNVVSWTTIIAGYAQSGFVEEALQTFRQMQLAGVKPNSATFASILTACAKMGALEHGMETHQSIIASGFMRDVVDANALIDMYAKCRSVQKARKVFSKMSTRDIVSWNAMTAGYAHNGILDQVLQLFKEMPQRNVVSWTLMIAGYAQNGFVEKALETFKQMQLTVVKPNSTTFVSVLPACGKMGALEQGMDIHRSIIESGFLSDVVVANALIDMYAKCGSIKKASALFDKISQRDVVSWNAMTAGYAQNGFCKDAIKLFELMKLSGTSPDHISFSCVLYSCCHAGLVEEGCKYLNGMSESYCITPTIDHYVCMVDLLGRAGYLEEALEFIIKLPFKPVVIVWMCLLGACRSEKNIRLGLFTATLLFELDPKNSASYVLLSNIYAEVGRWNEVHKVRKLMKDGRIKKIPGCSWIEIHKMVHTFCVGDRSHPQTKEIYEKLEELSCGMKAAGYSPGIHHVLNDVDEEEKELFLQHHSEKLAIAFGLLNTPPGKTIRVVKNLRVCVDCHTATKFISKMVTRQIIVRDANRFHHFTQGQCSCGDFW; encoded by the coding sequence ATGCTTCCATTCTACCGCTTACAGCGGATTCTGCTTAcaactcaaaaccctcaagaagaCTTTCGTGTTTATCTTCAACTATTGCAGATCGGCATTGCCAAGACTGCTCTTTCACATGGGAAACAAATCCATTCTCTCATCTCTTACAGGGGAGTTGCGTTTTCTACGCATGCATTTGTCCGAAACAAGCTTATCGACATGTATATCAAATGCGGGAGTTTGGTGGATGCTCGTCAAGTTTTCGCCGACATGAAAGAACGTGATTGcttctcatggaatgcaatgattgcagctTACCGAAGAGATGGGTGTCCAGAAGAGGCATTGACACTGTTTCAGCAAATGCAACGAATAGGTGTGCAACCCAACCAGTTCACTTATTCCAGCATTCTCCAAGCCTGTGCCAAAACAagagctttggaacagggcatggatatccatcaaagtataatggaaaatggtttgttgtcagatgttgtagttggaAGTGCCCTAgtaaacatgtatgcaaaatgtggaaatataTACAAGGCAcgtcaagtgtttgacaaaatgcctcagaaAAATGAAATCTCATGGAATACCATGATTGCAGGGTATGCACAAAATGGTGTTCTCGTCGAGGCTTTGAGACTTTTCGAAGACATGCCTCAGAGAAATGTGGTTTCGTGGACTGCATTGATTGCCGTATATGCTCAAAATGGGTTTGTTGAAGAGGCATTAGAAAGTTTTAAGGAAATGCagttggcaggtgtaaagccaaattccacaacctttgtgaGCATCCTCcccgcctgtgccaaaatggggGCTCTGGAACAGGGTTCGAATATCCACCAAAGCATAGTCGAAGGAGGATTTGCGTTGGATGTAGAAGTTACGaatgccctaatagacatgtatgcaaaatgtggatggATTCAGAAGGCATGTGATCTATTTAACGATTTGCCTCAGCCAGATGTGGTTTCATGGAATGCATTGACTGCAGGATATATACAAAGCGGTAGTGTTGACAAGGCTTTAAAGATTTTCAAAGAAATGCCTCAAAAAAATGTGGTATCGTGGACTACGATAATTGCAGGTTATGCACAAAGTGGGTTTGTTGAAGAGGCCTTGCAAACTTTTaggcaaatgcaattggcaggtgtaaagccgaACTCCGCAACCTTTGCAAGCATCCTcacagcctgtgccaaaatgggcgCTTTAGAACATGGCATGGAAACCCATCAAAGCATAATTGCAAGCGGATTTATGcgagatgttgttgatgcaaatgccctgatagacatgtatgcaaaatgtcgaAGCGTTCAGAAGGCACGCAAAGTGTTCAGTAAAATGTCTACACGAGATattgtctcatggaatgcaatgactGCAGGCTATGCACATAATGGTATCCTTGACCAGGTTTTACAGCTTTTCAaagaaatgcctcaaagaaatgtggtctcatggactctgatgattgcaggatatgcacaaaatggatttgttgagaaggcattggaaactttcaagcaaatgcaattgacagTTGTAAAGCCAAACTCTACTACCTTTGTGAGCGTTCTCCCAGCCTGTGGGaagatgggagctttggaacagggtatggacatccatcgaaGCATAATTGAAAGCggatttttgtcagatgttgtagttgcaaatgCCCTAATCGATATGTATGCCAAATGCGGTAGCATAAAGAAGGCAAGTGCACTGTTTGACAAAATATCCCAACGAGATGTAGTATCATGGAATGCAATGactgcaggatatgcacaaaatggattttgtaAGGATGCTATCAAACTCTTTGAACTAATGAAGCTCTCTGGAACATCCCCGGACCACATAAgtttttcttgtgttttatatTCATGTTGCCATGCAGGTTTAGTAGAAGAGGGCTGTAAATACTTAAATGGCATGAGCGAATCTTATTGCATTACTCCTACAATTGATCATTATGTGTGCATGGTTGACCTACTTGGCCGTGCTGGCTATCTTGAGGAAGCTCTAGAATTTATCATCAAATTGCCATTTAAACCTGTTGTGATTGTGTGGATGTGCTTGCTTGGTGCCTGTAGATCAGAAAAGAATATACGTTTAGGGTTATTTACAGCAACTCTCCTTTTTGAGCTGGATCCTAAAAATTCCGCTTCTTATGTTCTCCTTTCAAATATCTATGCAGAAGTGGGCAGGTGGAATGAGGTTCATAAGGtaagaaaattgatgaaagatgGAAGAATTAAGAAGATAcctggatgtagttggattgaaATCCACAAAATGGTACATACTTTTTGTGTAGGGGACAGATCGCACCCACAAACAAAGGAGATATATGAAAAATTGGAGGAATTGTCTTGCGGAATGAAGGCAGCAGGGTATTCTCCAGGTATACATCATGTATTGAATGATGTTGATGAAGAGGAAAAGGAATTATTCCTCCAGCATCACAGTGAGAAATTGGCAATTGCCTTTGGATTGTTAAACACACCCCCTGGAAAAACTATTAGAGTCGTCAAAAACCTTCGTGTATGTGTTGACTGCCACACTGCAACCAAGTTTATCTCCAAGATGGTTACAAGACAAATTATTGTGAGAGATGCGAACCGGTTCCATCACTTCACACAAGGGCAGTGTTCTTGTGGAGATTTTTGGTGA